Sequence from the Christiangramia fulva genome:
GAAAATATTGCCCGGTGAAGATCTGGATAATTTTATGAACTCTCTTTATAAACAAGAGATGGTTCCTGCAGGACCTCCAATCGCCACCTTAACTGATGTGGCCTCACAGGTCACACAAAAAGACTGGAATCGTTTTTTTACAAACAGGATCTCCGGCTGGGCCGCTTCTTATTTTGATAATGGGCAGGCGACCTGGAGCACAGCGAATCAAAAAGAGGGAATTTTTAATGTATGGAAAGCTGAAGCCGAGGTTGATTTTACCCCGGAGATCAGCGGATTAAAAAATTTTCGACGTCTTATTAGTAAGCTTCCCGGTGAACCTGTTGAAGCAGCTTTGAAGTCCCTTTCTATACTCGAAATACCTGTGGAAGGACTGAGTTTTTATTTGCATCGCTTACTCTTGAAAATGGGAGGCTGGGCGGCCTATACCGCCCGTCTTGACTGGGAAAGCGAAATGAATGGAGAAAAAGGGGTAAAATTGCTGGAATTTCTGAGTGTCTTGATCTGTTGGGAAGCCTGTATTTTCGAAAGTTTAAAAAATACTGAATTACAAAAAAATTGGAAGCTGGCGAGATACAGACTTTTAGATTTAAGTTCAGATTCTGAAAAAACCAGGAAAATTTCGGAAATGCTCGTGTTACAGGAAGCCTTTGAACTGGCAGCTCAGCGAGAAATAGTTGATAAATTTAAGAAAGCAAGAAAAGATCAGGCTAATAGAACACCTGATGTTAAGGCACAGGCTATTTTTTGTATAGATGTGCGATCTGAAGTATTTCGCCGAAATTTAGAAATGGCAGACCAGGGAATAGAAACTCTTGGCTTTGCCGGATTTTTCGGTTTTCCTGTCAATTACGTGCCACTTGCCCATGAGAAAGGGGAGGCGCAATGTCCGGTGCTTATCCAGCCCGGGCCTACCGTACTGGAAAATTATTCTGATGATGCAGATACAGCTCATACTTATAAAGACAGAATATTTAAAAACCAGGTTCAACAGCTTTGGAAATCCTTCCGATCAGGCGCCGTAACCTGCTTCAGTTTTGTGAGTCCTTTAGGTCTTTCCTATCTGCCAAAATTGTTTACCGATTCTTTTGGAATTACGCGCCCAGTGGCATCCCCAGATAAAGCGGGCATAAAAAGAAAATATTTAAATGGTAAAGGAATCAGTTTAGAGGTCGCACAGCATGGGGATACGACCATAGGCATTCCCCTTGAGCAAAGAGTTGGTTTGGCCAAAAATGCCTTAAAAGCGATGTCACTGACTCAAGATTTTGCAAATTTCGTGCTGATCGTAGGGCATGGTTCAACAACGGTAAACAATCCGCATGCCTCCGGATATGATTGTGGTGCCTGTGGGGGACGTACCGGAGAGCCTAATGCCAGGGTAGCCGCATCGGTACTTAATGATAAACAGGTAAGGAAGCTTTTAAAAGAGGAAGGTATTCACATCCCGGCGTCGACCTTTTTTCTGGCGTGTTTACATGATACTACCACCGATGAGGTTACTATTTTTAATGAAGCAGAAGTCCCTGAAGACCAAAAAGAGAACCTGGCAGAACTAAAAAATTCACTGAAAAAAGCTGGAAAAGCTTCGCGAACAGAAAGAGCAGTAAGATTTTCTATTGATGACAATATAGAAACTGCCATTTTCAAACGCAGTAAAGACTGGTCACAGGTACGTCCGGAATGGGGCCTGGCAGGCTGTAAGGCCTTTGTAGTCGCTTCCCGGGAACGAACCAAAGATATAAACCTGGAAGGACAGTCATTTTTACATTCCTATAACTGGAAAGCCGATAAAGATTTTTCAGTTCTTGAATCCATCATGACCGCGCCTATGATAGTCACCAGCTGGATCAATCTTCAATACTATGCTTCAACAGTAGATAATGAGCATTTTGGAGCAGGTAATAAGACCCTGCATAACCTAACGGCTGGAGTTGGCGTTTTAGAGGGTTATGGCGGCGATCTTAGGGTAGGTTTGCCACATCAGTCAGTTTTTGACGGTGAGAAATATCAGCATGAGCCTGTGAGGCTGAAGGTAGTTATAGAAGCACCTTTAGAGGAAATAAACAAGGTCCTGGAAAAGCATGCTGATGTGCGAAATCTTTGCGATAATGAATGGATTCACTTGCTTTTGATGGATGAGAATGGCGAAATTTCCCGGAAATACCAGGGAGATCTCACCTGGGAAAATGTTTAAAAAGGGGACATATGCAAATAGGTATATAGATTTGATTTTGAAGTATGGGGAAATAAGTTCCTATTAAGTATATTGTGCTTCAAATTTAAAATCTTTCCATGCTTCCCAGGCTTTCCTTAGTTACCATAGCTTTTATTTTAATAATAAGTTGTTTTAGCTGTAATTCAACAGAAAAAGAACAGGCTTCAGGCCAGATTGTTGAAAATCGCCTGGCAAATGCCAGCAGCCCATACCTTCGGGAACACGCAGATAATCCTGTTGACTGGTACGAATGGGGACCTGAAGCTCTTGAAAAAGCAAAAAAGGAAGATAAACCCATAATCATAAGTATTGGTTACGCGGCTTGTCACTGGTGCCATGTGATGGAAAAGGAAAGTTTCATGGATACTGCGGTTGCAGCTATAATGAATAAGAATTTTATTTCCATTAAGGTTGATCGTGAGCAGCGCCCCGATATCGATAAAACCTATATGAATGCGGCTATTTTGTTAAATGGAAGTGGTGGCTGGCCGCTTAATGTTATCGCTCTTCCAGACGGGAAGCCATTTTTTGCAGGTACTTATTTTCCTCCCGATACATGGAAAAAAACCCTCCAGCATATTGCAACCGCTTATAAAGAGGATAAAAATCAGCTTACAAATACCGCGAATGCGCTTACCCGGGGAATAAGGAAAAATAATCTGCTTGATAGTATTCCTGCTAAAACTGCTGATTTTACCAAAAGGGAATATTCATCCTTAATCGAGAACTGGAAAAAGAAATGGGATTTCCGCAGAGGTGGATATAAAGGCGGACAGAAATTTCCGCTTCCATTATCCTGGGACGCGCTATTGGAATATTATTATCTCACAGGAAACCAGGATGCACTTCAATTTGTAAATACCACCCTGACCAGAATGGCAAGAGGAGGGATTTATGACCAGGTTGAAGGAGGCTTCTCCAGATATACTACCGATTCTAAATGGAATGTACCGCACTTTGAAAAAATGCTTTACGATAACGCCCAGCTTATAAGTGTGTACTCAAAAGCCTATAAAGTCACGCGGAATGAGGAATATGAAAAACTTATAAGAGAAACCATAAATTTTGTGGAAAGAGAACTTTCCAATGGCAAAGGAGGTTACTATTCATCAATGAACGCCGATACTGAAGGCGAAGAAGGTAAATATTATGTATGGACCGAAGATGAAATACGTTCCATTTTAGATAAGCAGAAGGCTGACCTTTTTGTAGATTTTTTCAATATAACTCCCTATGGCAACTGGGAGGATGGAAAAAACATTTTATACAGGAACGATTCCTATAAAGAATACGCACAAAAGAAAAATTTGAAGCTTTCCGACTTTAAAAATGAAATGGAAGATGCACTGGAAAAACTAAAAAAGGAAAGGGAAAAAAGAGCGAAGCCCACAGTTGATAATAAAGTTCTTACGGCCTGGAATGCCCTTATGATCGATGCCTACCTTGATGCCTATACTGCCCTGGGAGAAGAAGAATACCTTAAAAGGGCAATTAAAACATCAGAATTTCTAAAAGAAAATATGATCGCCGGCGACCATCA
This genomic interval carries:
- a CDS encoding thioredoxin domain-containing protein, which encodes MLPRLSLVTIAFILIISCFSCNSTEKEQASGQIVENRLANASSPYLREHADNPVDWYEWGPEALEKAKKEDKPIIISIGYAACHWCHVMEKESFMDTAVAAIMNKNFISIKVDREQRPDIDKTYMNAAILLNGSGGWPLNVIALPDGKPFFAGTYFPPDTWKKTLQHIATAYKEDKNQLTNTANALTRGIRKNNLLDSIPAKTADFTKREYSSLIENWKKKWDFRRGGYKGGQKFPLPLSWDALLEYYYLTGNQDALQFVNTTLTRMARGGIYDQVEGGFSRYTTDSKWNVPHFEKMLYDNAQLISVYSKAYKVTRNEEYEKLIRETINFVERELSNGKGGYYSSMNADTEGEEGKYYVWTEDEIRSILDKQKADLFVDFFNITPYGNWEDGKNILYRNDSYKEYAQKKNLKLSDFKNEMEDALEKLKKEREKRAKPTVDNKVLTAWNALMIDAYLDAYTALGEEEYLKRAIKTSEFLKENMIAGDHQLFRNYNKDGTREVEAFLDDYSYLSKAYIDLYQVNFDKNWLELANQLSGYAIQHFSDSESAMFYYSSEEENAVIARNFELDDNVLPSSNSVMAHNLYILGELTENKEYLKRSSQMLNIMKEKVVEQPFFYANWTRLMGIKAFGTYEVAIMGDEAVKKNHQIQKEYLPTSLFMGGTSENLPLLEAKLVPEQTLIYVCQNKTCKYPVSEVNEALEILDKNKDRTSDFSRFLSE
- a CDS encoding YbcC family protein, with amino-acid sequence MEDQVLSIKENITAANLKKKMKEACNKIAPVWPLENFVAVNPYLGFADKDFHSTAQRLAKLGGIQSTLPVSFYRNKLEEGKINRSDINAALEKILPGEDLDNFMNSLYKQEMVPAGPPIATLTDVASQVTQKDWNRFFTNRISGWAASYFDNGQATWSTANQKEGIFNVWKAEAEVDFTPEISGLKNFRRLISKLPGEPVEAALKSLSILEIPVEGLSFYLHRLLLKMGGWAAYTARLDWESEMNGEKGVKLLEFLSVLICWEACIFESLKNTELQKNWKLARYRLLDLSSDSEKTRKISEMLVLQEAFELAAQREIVDKFKKARKDQANRTPDVKAQAIFCIDVRSEVFRRNLEMADQGIETLGFAGFFGFPVNYVPLAHEKGEAQCPVLIQPGPTVLENYSDDADTAHTYKDRIFKNQVQQLWKSFRSGAVTCFSFVSPLGLSYLPKLFTDSFGITRPVASPDKAGIKRKYLNGKGISLEVAQHGDTTIGIPLEQRVGLAKNALKAMSLTQDFANFVLIVGHGSTTVNNPHASGYDCGACGGRTGEPNARVAASVLNDKQVRKLLKEEGIHIPASTFFLACLHDTTTDEVTIFNEAEVPEDQKENLAELKNSLKKAGKASRTERAVRFSIDDNIETAIFKRSKDWSQVRPEWGLAGCKAFVVASRERTKDINLEGQSFLHSYNWKADKDFSVLESIMTAPMIVTSWINLQYYASTVDNEHFGAGNKTLHNLTAGVGVLEGYGGDLRVGLPHQSVFDGEKYQHEPVRLKVVIEAPLEEINKVLEKHADVRNLCDNEWIHLLLMDENGEISRKYQGDLTWENV